From the genome of Ignavibacteriales bacterium, one region includes:
- a CDS encoding helix-turn-helix transcriptional regulator: MEYERYKKIPNLMRKYRKINGYKQKDVAKILGIKSTSKISRWEKGECIPNLINAFKISILYRVMVDSLFIDHLRQLREEMKKRESEFTKKKQATPRN; encoded by the coding sequence ATGGAATATGAGAGATATAAAAAAATTCCCAATCTCATGCGCAAGTACCGGAAGATAAACGGGTACAAGCAAAAGGATGTTGCTAAGATTTTGGGAATTAAAAGTACGAGCAAAATCTCGCGATGGGAGAAAGGTGAATGCATTCCTAATTTAATAAATGCATTTAAAATATCCATTCTCTATCGTGTGATGGTCGATTCGTTATTCATTGATCATCTTCGCCAGTTACGTGAAGAAATGAAAAAACGGGAATCCGAGTTCACGAAAAAGAAACAAGCAACACCTCGTAATTAA
- the bamC gene encoding outer membrane protein assembly factor BamC, translating to MKKVFVASAIMSIFLCSCFSIGSATLPSATEGYNPKKTYEKSYDDVWKVIQDVLLTERITIITQDKANKRIQTDYIQGLTQAGVLGGSLTTRYKYNIMFETQGKYSTTITIMATLESSSKNIAWHDISKDNIEKVQNLENYLYEKIESRSNSGETK from the coding sequence ATGAAAAAAGTATTTGTAGCTTCTGCGATCATGAGCATTTTTTTATGCTCTTGTTTTTCGATTGGTTCCGCAACGCTTCCTTCTGCAACTGAGGGATATAATCCTAAAAAAACATATGAGAAATCATATGATGATGTGTGGAAAGTAATTCAAGATGTGCTGTTAACAGAACGCATCACTATTATCACGCAAGACAAAGCAAACAAAAGGATACAAACGGATTATATTCAAGGACTCACACAAGCTGGCGTATTGGGTGGTTCTCTTACAACTCGATACAAATACAACATCATGTTTGAAACACAAGGAAAATATTCTACTACCATTACCATCATGGCCACACTTGAATCTTCATCAAAAAATATTGCATGGCACGATATATCAAAAGACAATATCGAGAAAGTTCAAAATTTAGAAAATTATTTGTATGAAAAAATTGAAAGCCGTTCGAATAGTGGTGAAACGAAATAA
- a CDS encoding helix-turn-helix domain-containing protein: MYNQRTMYAGEWYWVAKGVIWKYPSLVGFSALAVYFFLASMADERQSCFPSQKYIADHLGCSRATVNRAIQKLTMHKLIALEKKDRMHNRYYLLHVERCTKGIQMSHKRNSPVLKVDTNNTNQQEINNNTIAQAKKKELLAQEIAEILNDQENRKTYLQFANRYPEEFLRKIAAEVKLTPFHKIKKSRCALFTYLIRHYENSRT, from the coding sequence ATGTACAACCAACGAACCATGTATGCGGGAGAGTGGTATTGGGTTGCTAAGGGAGTTATCTGGAAATATCCATCTCTAGTCGGTTTCTCTGCATTAGCAGTGTATTTTTTCCTTGCAAGTATGGCAGATGAAAGACAATCCTGTTTCCCATCACAAAAATATATTGCAGATCATTTGGGGTGTTCTCGGGCGACAGTTAATCGAGCAATTCAAAAACTCACTATGCATAAACTCATTGCTCTTGAGAAAAAAGACAGAATGCACAACCGTTACTACTTACTACATGTGGAGCGTTGCACTAAAGGAATTCAGATGTCACATAAGAGAAACTCACCTGTATTAAAAGTTGACACTAACAATACTAACCAACAAGAAATAAATAACAACACAATAGCTCAAGCAAAAAAGAAAGAATTACTTGCTCAAGAAATTGCCGAAATACTTAATGATCAAGAAAATCGTAAAACTTACTTGCAATTTGCAAACAGATATCCAGAAGAGTTTCTAAGAAAAATAGCAGCAGAGGTTAAATTAACCCCATTCCATAAAATTAAAAAAAGTCGATGTGCATTATTTACCTACCTTATTCGTCATTATGAAAACTCACGGACATAA